Part of the Quercus robur chromosome 5, dhQueRobu3.1, whole genome shotgun sequence genome, TGGCTGTGCTAAGCTGgactctctctttccctttcattCCACACCAAatattccctttttttcttataaatataaagtttctagtttttgtttattattttgaaaatgaaggCTATAATATGTATTTGTCAATATGGAATTTCTCCCCATGTTAGTATTCTAGTAGAAAAAAGCTCACAAGGTCCTTCTAACGATGGAACCAAGAATTTTCTGATATACCTAAACACCTTCCTCAGTCTACTTAGTGtctgtttggtaatgttgtttgaACAATATAACATgtatttccacaacactttTTCCTCCACATATATTTCCACAGCacttaaacaacattattaaaaatctcataccaaacagacccttaataaCTGACTACTGGACATTACCATTTTCCTTTTAACATGGTTGCTATAGTGGGCCCACTTTTTGTATTGATCGGTTGCTATGGGGAATACCTTTGGGCTTTGTTTGTAACTCTTGCTAAGATGCGATCCAGATTTTGAGCAAATGATGAATCTATATAACATGACACCAAAAGCCTTTCGGTCATGTTCTAAGCCCAATGTCAAGTCTCAATTTTGGCCCCCTCAAATACTTTATTGGcgataatttaaaatatatacatacatatatatatatatatatatatatatatatatatatatatatatttgctgtCAACAACTATTATATTGGTATTGTTAGACACTGAAAGTCCCTCATTAGCTCAATATCCCATCTAGCTAGCACTAATTCATTCCTTTCGCGAAAGAAATCAAGCATTTGATTTTTTAGCAAAGCTTAGATGCATGCAACTTAGGCCTTTATTAGatgttgatttttcaaattcgATTTCAACCTTGTTTAGTCTTTATAATATCACCTTGTTaaccacccaaaaaataacAGGTGACATTGATATTCTAGTTACAATACGGGAAAGGGTAAAAGTTAGTGCGATGGACAAGTTAAACTAAGACATGCTACTCtgagctttttatttttatttttttatatatatataatttatgaaaATGGTGTTCCAGCATTTTGTTAGACTAATCCACTCTCTATTGACtggtattttggaaatttcatgAATTATTAATGTGATGAATAGAACTCAGGGCTTTCGAATTTACATGTTCTTCATGTCCATTAAGACCACCATACAAATGTCTCCGAAATAATACATTGTGAGAAAATTTAAAACGGGACCCAATAAGAAGATAAGATAATTACAACTAGTGAAACAAGATTGACCCAGATACTACTCAAGTCAATCCACCCATGCTATCATATATAATATCTTTTCAATTTGAGTGATTGATTTTTATATTGTTGATATAGaataatttcattgaaaataaGGGTAAGTTCAGCGAAGAAGACTACAAAAAGAGGAGAGGAGTAAGAGCCATCCAAAGATGTCCAACTCTTTTGTCATAAGGGATGGGTATGCATATGCAAATACACATGCGaggaattacattttttttttttttttggatgcatGCGAGGAATTACATGGGAAGGTATTCTATGAAAAATTAATGACATGTTATAAACACAAATTTCAAGTTTAGAAATTAAATGATTGAAGACGTTTCATAAATGTCAATTTATATCGATGAATGTGTGGGTaggattttttgtatttatattttattacaatagaaTCATCCTCTAATTCGATTtccttgaagaaaaaaattaattcaagaTTTATCTTGATTGATGAATTTCTGACCTGAACTGCCCTGGATACCCCTACCcttaacaaataacaaagaaCTAAATTCATTACTAACCAGAGAAAGTACAAGCGTAGGCTCTTCTCTAATAAAGTTGTAAAAATAGAATGCGAAAAAGAGTTAGGTAaagcaggggaaaaaaaatccaattttagAGCTAACATATGATGTACAGATATGTTCACTTATGTTCATTTCACACGCAAGTGCTTTCTGTTGTATTCagagttaaaaataaataaaaaaaagggagagaaaattaTGTTGCAAGTTGTAACCATAGCCTCccagtttcttttttctttttttcttttttgcactttttttaTTGAACAATTTATCTAATTAGTAATAAAACCACCCATAGGTAGATGTTATATCATATATgacattttataaattttgtgtaACATCGAATCGTAAACTGCGGGTACGGAAAGAGGAAAGTATACTCAATtgcatatttaatttaataacttagggtctgtttggatagaacttattttgctgaaactgaaaactgaaaactgaaaacactgtagcaaaataatttttaaatgtgtgaatagtaccgtgggacccatttttaatgaaaaagttgctaaaaagtgtaatttgtgggtccgtgaacagtgcatatatgcactgttcactgaGGAAGTCAatatttgcggttactgttcaatgaacagtaaccgcattactccaaaacaaaacgcgtgaaaaaaaaaaaaaaaaaaaaaaaaaaagaaacgcaACGCAACGCAACTTAAGTCcaacccaaacacacacttactCTCAAGATTTGTTACTCTCAACCATCTATCTTTTCCCTTTccactttctcttttatttttttcccagtCTTAATCTTCACTGTCTTTAACATGGATGCGGCTGTGGAGGAACTATGGAAGAAATTTAATCTTTCTGAAGATGAAAAAGGTGTTTTGTCAATAAACTCTCAGGATGTTGCCCAATCTAAAGAACAAGCTCAATTCAACCTCTTGTTCAGGTTGCAAACCAACAAAGATTTTAATAAGGAGGCATTCAAGACCACCCTTCAACAGTTGTGGAGAGGTCCTCATCGTGTAACTATCAAAGAAGTGgggaacaatttatttttggcaATCTTTGTCACTGGGGAACATATGAATGACATTTTAGATAGGAGTCCGTGGTCTTTTGATAAGAGGCTCGTTCTATTGAAACGGTTCAATGGTGATATTAGCCTAGACAAAGTTTCCTTTCAACGCTTCTccttttggatttgggttttcaatATCCCAATCAAAAGTATGTACTCAACTGTTGGAAATTATATTGCCAATGAGATTGGAATTCCTATTCTGGTTGATGCTCCTAAGAGTGGCCTTGCTTGGGGTCCTTTTCTTCGTATTAGAGTGGATATAGATATTACAAAACCTTTAATGAGGGGTAAGATGATCCACATTGAAGGTATGGAAAAAGGGTGGGTGTATTTCAAATATGAGAGGCTTCCTATTTACTGTTATAGGTGTGGAATTATGGGACATCAAGAGCGTGAGTGTCAACATGCCAGGAAAGGGTGTATTTCTTCAGAGAAGGATAACTATCAATTTGGTCCTTGGCTTCGTGCTGTGGGTTCTAAGGCCAATAGAGGGAAAAACTTTCACAATCAGTCCAAACCTAGAGAAGCCGAGGGTGAAGAATCTCAAGAATCTGATGGGGATGACGGCGATAAGGAGCTTATTCCATTTTCCCGTCGACTGTAAAGCTCACCACCGACCAAAAAGTTCTCCACAGAAATGGAGAGCAGTCCGTTGATGAAATTGCAAGATTCTCGATTAGCCAGGTGTTgaggggaaaattttgatgttcccAAATAAAATATGGGGTAGCCAAGCTGAAACTCAATGATGGGCCTTTGAAATAAAGTCCAAAGGCTATCGATGTGGTGTAAGTCCGCCTAAGCAAGAGATAAAAGCTGCACCctaacaagaagacaacaataaagtacaataaacatattactgttgttagtttgttatattattagtccTTTTACAGCATCATAATTCAAATCAGTCCTTTAGCGGTACGGTATTATCTCTAGCAGTAGGGTAATTTCAGGCTAATAAGTGTGTTTACATGGTAAAAATCAtatgttttctttattattattaagtcaacatAAGGGAAATCTTCCATAGTATCCAAAACATTATGgccttcatcataataataataaacaatgattaaaggcttcatagttacaaataaaaaaggaaaaataggatagaatgaagggagagaaagatccCAGCTCAGTGCAACAGgtattaaactaagattttgatGAGTATGTGTgcataaggcatgaatgaggtAATGTGGGCTGTTTTGAGTGAGTGGGATGGGATTAATATTGAGGTTAAAGCTTTTTGTGAGTAACGGGCTGTTTGTGTCTAGTTGGAGGATATTTTTGAGCTGTGATTATGTAAAGGGGTAAGAAGAATATCTGGGATTAGATGAGTGTAGGTTAAAGATGATGAGTGGTGAGCTTAAGGAAAGCTGAACCACGAGCAAAATAGCAAACAAACCTAGAGTTTCAGAGAGGTTAACTGGTTGTCCCCTTTTTTGGTTACTTGCTTGtgtttttataatggagttttagGGAAGCGTTAATTGACAAGAATCTAAAAAAGTATGACTACTCAGAGGTGATGAATCAAGGTCAGACTTTCCTGGGATTTTTTATCAGAAGTAGGAAAATCCATTTTAGGGGCTAacttgcttctttgggtaatgatgggattttagaGTGTTTTGTATTAAATGCCAGGATTTGGGGCTGAGCTTAATTATTATGATTGATGCGTGTATCAAGAGCGAATCCTAATGCTGCAACTGAGATTCGGACCTTGAGAAGTAAGATTTAACAcccccaagccaggtgtcaagttCTAGTCTACTTCAGGGGGTTCCgctggagatccctttatgccctccaaaccacatgctcccaatttttcccctttaggattcatgggcttggcacatgaatcatgtcttgaatgtttttaacatttttagtATCAATTTGTTGGAGTTTGAATAATTTGGTTTCAACTCCTCTTTTGTTAGAGGTGCagtcttgaggaagatgatggagtTCCATCATTCTTTAGACTTCAACTGATATAACAGCTCTTAGGCACTGTTCACGTCAGGCAGAGGGTGGCagaaaactgatgggacagCCCATAATTCATCCTCAAAGGCTTGATTTTCTTGTAGGAGTCTctacttatttttttggttagggATGAACAAGGGCTGGTTGCCCACTTTCAAACCTCTTATTGGGGACCTTTTTGGGTTAGAActttgcttcatttcaacactctTAGTTGGGACATATGACCctttttttgcttgggcttgtTCCCTACTTCATGAGATTCTTGGGCCTACAAAATGGGCATTAAAGGCATGCTTTGCCATAGGTTTTTTACTTCTCATGGGCTTTAGTTGttagtagaaataaaatgaatccatgagcttttataaaatatttatgatagattttgggtattaattttcatgggttttaaataacaacttgtatagtttctcataatttttgccatggattactttgtaaatgatattttctttggggcttttttaattaatgacctccaatatttttcttgagaataatatttaccatgggTTTTAAATGAATATGGTAACAAACACTATAATGGAATAATGTGATGTTCTCATGAGTTATtctatagataatcataatggacatgtaggatgaataattaccatgaattttggtaataaatattatgaatgttgtgatgTAAGATAGATAGTGAACAtgagtttataatatgaaataaatgtcatgggtctaataattataactttccatgggcttttataagATAATTGCCATCAGttttgagaatagataattcataaattccatgagcttgtaatattatagtaataggtttaagaatctaaagtattgttcattattggaattttaagtgaaataacTATGATATAAGATAATTAtaactttccatgggcttttataagTAATTGCCATAGGttttgagaatagataattcataaattccatgagcttgtaatattatagtaataggtttaagaatctaaagtattgttcattattagaattttaagtgaaataactatgatatatagtattttgccaagtattaaTAATCCTAGGCTTTTGATAAAATGGTGccaagtagttagcttgggcttttaatagtgccaacgtaagttgggcttttgatattactaatgagaattgggttttgatattgccaataagAATTGAGCTTtaaatattgccaatgagaactGGGTTTTGATATTGTCAATGAGAATTAGGTTTTGATGTTGCGAATGAGAAATTaggctttgatgttgccaatgagaaattgggttttggataaataaattgccatgggtttaaatcatgagctttgatcatggatttgaattccattgataaaattgttttgccatggacttaaatcatgggcttttcaaatattgtcaagcataagtattcttgggctttaaatagaatagGATGTGTTTATTGGGTTCATAGGGCCGGTTTTGGGCT contains:
- the LOC126728219 gene encoding uncharacterized protein LOC126728219; this encodes MDAAVEELWKKFNLSEDEKGVLSINSQDVAQSKEQAQFNLLFRLQTNKDFNKEAFKTTLQQLWRGPHRVTIKEVGNNLFLAIFVTGEHMNDILDRSPWSFDKRLVLLKRFNGDISLDKVSFQRFSFWIWVFNIPIKSMYSTVGNYIANEIGIPILVDAPKSGLAWGPFLRIRVDIDITKPLMRGKMIHIEGMEKGWVYFKYERLPIYCYRCGIMGHQERECQHARKGCISSEKDNYQFGPWLRAVGSKANRGKNFHNQSKPREAEGEESQESDGDDGDKELIPFSRRL